A segment of the Chlorogloeopsis sp. ULAP01 genome:
ATTTCCTGATAAGGAAAGTCAAGTTTCACTTTCCGATCTAAAGCATCATATTGAGCATCTCGATAGGCGTCTAAGTGACCAACATCGCACCAGTAGCCTTTAGCGATGTAACCATACATTGGCTCGCCTTTTTCTAGTAATAACGGAAATAAATCTTTAGAGAAGTCAGATTCTTGATTAGCGGGTAAGTACTCTAAAACTTCTGGTTCTAGAATATAAGCGCCGGTGTTAACAGTATCAGAAAAGATTTCGCTAGTAGAAGGTTTTTCTAAAAAACGGCGAATTCTGTCTTCTTCATCAGTAATTACGACTCCAAATTCAATTGGATTGGGAACGCGGGTTAAAATCAAAGTTGCTTTTGATTTTTTTTGTTTGTGAAATTCAATTGCTGCACTCAGGTCAAAATCTGTAATACTATCTCCACTAATTACCAAAAATGTTTCATCCAAAAGTTCGGCAATATTTTTCACGCAGCCAGCAGTACCCAAAGGTTGATCTTCTTCTACAGCGTAAGTAATTTGTACGCCAAAATCATTACCGTCTTGAAAATAATCCCGTAAAGCATCAGGTAAATAATGCAGTGTAGCAATTATTTCTGTGATTTCGTGTCGTTTGAGAAGATTAATAATATGTTCGGCAATCGGTCGGTTTAGAATTGGTACCATCGGTTTCGGGAGATCGCAAGTTAGCGGACGAAGTCGCGTTCCCGATCCTCCTGCCATCAGTACTGCTCGCATACAATCCTCCTTGAGCTATTTGCACCACTTGCTGCGTTAAGACCAATCAGATAAACTTTTTCTTCTTTCTTTAGTCTCCTACGGATGTTGAAATTTGAGGAACTTCCACAAGATGCATCTAGGAAGACGTAAGTAAAACTACTCTCCACACTAGCTTGTTTGGTAGGGGATAGGGAACAGGAGAACATGGAGACAAAAAGATCCGGGGACACGGAGAAGAATTCTTCCCTATCTTCCCTATCTTCCTCACCCACTCTCTAGGGCGCTCCCAAGGCACTGCCCCTATTTCTCCCTCTCCCCTCGCTACTCAGGGGAAGGCTGATTTAAACTGGGGTATAGAGGTTTATAAATTGACTGAAATGCCGAACTACGGTGTTTAAGTATGTTTTATTAATGTTGGTGATGGAATACCACAGTAGTGTGGGAATGCTTAACTCAAATTTTTTTGTGGAGTTAATTGGAATGGGAGAGTTAATAGGTATCGTAGTGATAGTAGGTTACGCAGCTGGCGTGTGGAAGTTCTGGAGTGGATTTAGAAAAACTAATTTCAACCAAAGCCTTAGCAATCGCCTGAGTTTATCCTTACTGTGGCCTGCTCTGTATATTAGTAATAAATCCTATCGTCAAAACTTTAGAAAGGCTCTCAAAGGTTAAAGGCTAATTGTCAATTTCTAGTTATGAGAGTAGGGCAGTGGGGCGAATTTGGATAATTGGTGGAACTGCTGAAAGTGCTGTATTAGCAAAAGCGATCGCCCACTCTCAAATTCAGTGTATTGTTTCTGTCACCACAGAAGCAGCGCGATCGCTCTACCCAAATGTAGCACCATTGCAAGTTTGGGTAGGGCGTTTAAATTTTATAAATCTTAATGAATTCTTGTATCAACACCAAATTACTGCGGTTTTGGATGCATCCCATCCTTATGCGGTGGAGATATCTCAAAGTGCGATCGCTGTCTGTCAAAAATTACAAATCCCCTATTTACGCTACGAACGCCCGGTTTTGGAAGAGAGGGAAAGAAGGGAAATTATTTCTTTAGATAGCTTTAATACTTTAATATGTGGAAACTACTTAGAAAATCAACGAGTGCTATTGACTATAGGCTATAGACAGTTGCATCTATTTCAGCCTTGGCAGGAGCGAGCAATTTTGTTCTCAAGGCTACTTCCTTCGGTGACAGCTTTAGAAGCAGCTTTTAAGGCAGGATTTACAACAGATCGAATAATTTGCTTGCGTCCTCCCATCTCAGTTGATTTAGAAAAGGCACTGTGGCGACAGTGGAACATTTCTTTAGTTGTTACTAAAGCATCTGGGCAGGCGGGAGGAGAGGACGTCAAGCAAAAAGTGGCAGCAGAGTTAGATGTGTCTTTAGTGGTGATTAGTCGCCCAGAGGTTAATTATCCCCAGCAAACGACCAATGTTTCAGAGGCATTGGAGTTTTGCTGTCAGCACGTAATTCGTACTTGAAATGGAAACTAACTTTAGTTACTGTCTTTTTCCATTGGTCAGAATATTGATAGCTGCACCTGCTACTGCACCATCAATTGCACCACCAACAACATCTTTGCCTCCGTTAAGAATAGCACTAGTTGCTGCACCCGTAGCTGCACCAGCTGCCAGATCTTGAACTAAGTTACGGTTTCTACGGTTTTGAGGTTGGCGTCTAGTGCCATGAACAGTGTTGACAGCAGCACCAGCAGTAGCACCTTTAGCTGCATTTCTGACTACATTACC
Coding sequences within it:
- a CDS encoding cobalt-precorrin-6A reductase; the encoded protein is MGRIWIIGGTAESAVLAKAIAHSQIQCIVSVTTEAARSLYPNVAPLQVWVGRLNFINLNEFLYQHQITAVLDASHPYAVEISQSAIAVCQKLQIPYLRYERPVLEERERREIISLDSFNTLICGNYLENQRVLLTIGYRQLHLFQPWQERAILFSRLLPSVTALEAAFKAGFTTDRIICLRPPISVDLEKALWRQWNISLVVTKASGQAGGEDVKQKVAAELDVSLVVISRPEVNYPQQTTNVSEALEFCCQHVIRT